In Desulfobacterales bacterium, the genomic window CTTCCGGTAACCACGCCCTCGCTTCAACTCATTGCTCATTGCTCGTTACTCGTTGCCCCTTTCGTTACTCATCGCTCGTTACTCAGCACTCGTTACTCATCGCTATATTATCGCCGGATGGCGAATCGTTCCTGAACCGACCGTAACCGTCTGGCGCCGGCGGCCAGTCGCTTTTGACTTACCGTTCCGGCCGCACCGGCGGCAGCCAGGGCAGTCAATGAGCGGACCACCTTGTCGTGGTCATGGCAGATGAGCAGAAGATCGGCCCCGGCCGCAAAGGCGCTGCCGGCCGCCTCCTCGACCAGGCCATGCTTTTCAATGGCCCCCATTTCCAGGTCATCGGTAACGATCACCCCCTGGTAGCCCAGAACCTTGCGCAGCAGCTCGGTCAATACCTTGGCGGACAGGGTGGCCGGGGTCTCCGGATCAAGCCGGGGATAGATGGTATGCGAGGTCATGATCGCCGCCACTCCGGCCTTGATCGCACCCTTGAACGGGATGAGGTCTTCGGTCAGAATTCGGGCCAATGAGCGGTCGACCACGGGCAGATGCCGGTGCGGGTCCAATACCGCGGCCCCCAACCCGGGAAAATGCTTAGCGCAGGCCGCCACTCCTTCCTTTTGCAGACCGGCGATCACCAGGGCCCCCAGGCGGGCCACCTTTTCCGGGTCTCCGCCCAGGGAGCGATGTTCCATGAACAATCCCTGGCCCGCCGGACTGACATCAAGGACCGGGGCCAGGTTCATGTTGATGCCAACCCCCAGCAGTTCCCGGGCGCAGGTCCGGGCATACTGCGCCAGACAGTCCTCGGGATATGCTGATTCGGCCAGCTCACGGGCATCGGCGAACTGGGTAAAGGGCGGGGGCAGGCGGGTGACCGAACCGCCCTCCTGATCAATTGCGATCAGGGGCGGGGCCAGGCCCTGGTCGAGACAAATCCGGCGCAGCTCCGCGGTCAGGGCGGCCAGTTGGCCCTGGTCATGGACATTACGGCGAAAGAGGATGAAATTATTGACCCGGTACTCGCGGATCAGGCGCCGGGTGGAATCGTCCACCGTGATACCGGGAAGTCCGGCCATGAAAAAACGACCCAACTCCATCGGCCTGCTTTTCATGGGGTCTCCTTGCCCCGGTAGGGGAGCGGATCGACCAGCCCGGCCTCGGCAAAACCCTTGAGCCGCAACCGGCAGCTGTCGCATTCACCGCAGGCCAGCACCTCACCCTGGACTTGCAGCGGATCATAACAGCTGTGAGTCCCCCTATAGTCAACCCCCAGGGCCACCCCTTTCTCGATGATCTCCCTTTTGGAAAGCTGCAGCAGCGGGGCCTGGATCTTCAGTTTTTTATGCTCTTCAGCGCCGGCCCTGGTGGCCAGGCCGGCAAGTCGCTCAAAGGCCCTGAGATATTCCGGCCGGCAGTCCGGGTAGCCGCTGTAATCCAGGGCATTGACCCCGATAAAGATATCGCCGGCGCCCTTGACCTCGGCCCAGGCCATGGCATAGGAGAGAAAA contains:
- the nagZ gene encoding beta-N-acetylhexosaminidase, whose protein sequence is MKSRPMELGRFFMAGLPGITVDDSTRRLIREYRVNNFILFRRNVHDQGQLAALTAELRRICLDQGLAPPLIAIDQEGGSVTRLPPPFTQFADARELAESAYPEDCLAQYARTCARELLGVGINMNLAPVLDVSPAGQGLFMEHRSLGGDPEKVARLGALVIAGLQKEGVAACAKHFPGLGAAVLDPHRHLPVVDRSLARILTEDLIPFKGAIKAGVAAIMTSHTIYPRLDPETPATLSAKVLTELLRKVLGYQGVIVTDDLEMGAIEKHGLVEEAAGSAFAAGADLLLICHDHDKVVRSLTALAAAGAAGTVSQKRLAAGARRLRSVQERFAIRR
- the queC gene encoding 7-cyano-7-deazaguanine synthase QueC — protein: MTPDISPDKAIILLSGGLDSTTVLAIARAQGFACYCLSFDYGQRQVMELEQARANADRLGALEHLVLRIDLGRIGGSALTTEVSVPKGRDFGEMEKSVPVTYVPGRNTIFLSYAMAWAEVKGAGDIFIGVNALDYSGYPDCRPEYLRAFERLAGLATRAGAEEHKKLKIQAPLLQLSKREIIEKGVALGVDYRGTHSCYDPLQVQGEVLACGECDSCRLRLKGFAEAGLVDPLPYRGKETP